GGAATCCTTAGTCAAGATAAAAGTGTTGTTGCGGTTAAAGTGTTCAATCTTCAACATAGGGGAGCTTCTAAGAGTTTTCTGGCAGAATGTGAAGCCCTTAAGAACATTAGACATCGGAATCTTGTCCGAATTCTTTCTGCTTGCTCGGGAGTCGATTTTCAAGGAAATGATTTTATGGCATTGGTTTTTGATTTCATGGTTAATGGCAGCCTAGAGAAGTGGTTGCATCCAGTTGATAATTTGAACCAAGAAGGGgagaaaatgtatttaaatattatgcAAAGGCTAGATATTGCCATTGACGTGGCTAGTGCTTTAGATTATCTGCATAATGGTAGCCCCATGCCAATAGCTCACTGTGACTTAAAGCCAAGCAATGTTCTTTTGGATGCTGACATGACTGCTCATGTTGGAGATTTTGGATTGGCAAAATTTATGGCTGAAACTTCCTTTCAGAATAGATCAACCGAAAGCGAATCCATTGGCATACGAGGCACAGTTGGATATGCTCCTCCAGGTAATttggatctttttttttctccagcTGATCATATATTATCTCTATGCATGTTTTAGCTCTACTTGCTTTCATGGTTCCTTGCACTGCTTCATCAACTCTACTAAAGCCATAAATTTGAGTCTATactcaaaactatttttaaaattcaattcctTGAGTCCAAGTAAGattcaaacttattttctttcagaAAGTTTTGTACGACTTGTCTGAAAGACTAGTTTTTAATACTAACTCTTTCTTCGACTGTTGCTGAACAAATGTAGAGTATGCCATGGGAAGCAAGATTTCGACATACGGTGATGTGTACAGTTATGGCATCCTATTGTTGGAGATGTTCACTGGAAAGAGTCCAACTGATAATATGTTCAAAGATGGATTAACCTTGAACAACTATGTTCTTACAGCCTTACCTGAAAGGGTACAAGAAATAGCAGATCCAACAATGGGCATTCAAGAACTGAATGGAATGGGAAACAACAATCTTATGTTTGAGGCTAATCAATCGCTCAGAATTAAAGACTGcttgttttccattttcagCATAGGAGTTGCATGTTCTACACAAATGCCTAATCAGAGAATGAATATCAGTGATGTTGTTTCCCAACTATGCCTTGCAAGAGAAATTTTTTCATAGGGCTTATGAGCACAATACCTTGTCAAAAGTGAGCAAGCAGTCAATCCTCCCTGATCATTACCTTATGTATAAAAACCATGTCCCGAGATCGTATTTTGTTAATGATTTTTAGTAGACTCGTGTCGCTATCTGAGTCGACATTAAACTTTTCTTAGGTAAATCATGTATAGATGAGATGGATATGAAATACCATATATTTGTATCccttttgaaaaagaacattaTGTTAATATGGAGTTATACGTTAGCACTAAATTTAttgacaaagaaaacaaaacaaataacagTAGAAGCAGAGAACATAAGACAGCCAAGTTGGTATCTCAGTTTGGTGCAACTACACCTACGTCTGAGGGGTTTTAAGCCTAGTAAAAAAGATAACTTATTTAGATTCAAAATGATTCACAAGTGCAGTGTTTAGGGATCCTAATCAAAAAGATCATTTTTTGAGATTCAAAACAATTCATGAGTACAGTGTTTTGACTGTACTTAATAGCCTTGAGAGACTAAACTCTCCCAAACTATCAATCTAGGTCTTCAATCTATACTCCCCCAAGATTGAATACTTCATGCTTCTTTCTTGTGTCACCCTGTAGATTCTCCCCCTGAGCGAGACACCATTGAATTCTCTCTAAAAGTTAGGCTCCCCTAACCATATGAATCTTTTTGCTCCGGTGCATTATAAAGTCATTAACCAAGTGCTCAACACTTACACATTATACAAACTCagtttttcaagaaaaactCACTGTTGACCAAGAGTCCAAAAAGAGTGAAATCCAAACAAGCAGTACTTTTCACTCTCGGCTTACGTATATATATCCTAAGCCACCCACAGTCTGCAAATTAGTTCAAAAGCCAAAGATGCCAAATCTTCTGGAATCTAAAAAAGGACTAAATTTCCTAGGATCTTTCgagaaagataaaagataatatttaaaacCTAGATAACCTAGAAATTCATTCATAGGACAAAAGGAATAAAGGAAATTTGTACGCCAAATCCATAAGACCTTTATATGCAAAGAACATTGAAAGTTGTGCAAAAACGTAAAATCCTTTTACATTTCTGTTATGAAGTTTGGTCACATCAGCAAACTAACAAACTTACACTAGTTTTGGTGCCGGGAAACAAATACAGATGTAATGAACTGAAGGTTTGATCTTCCTTACATTTGTTGGAAGGCTAAGCTAGCTTGTTTATAATAGTTTGAGTGTACAGAGTTTGAGATTGCTTGTATAAAAAAGTTCAGAACAAAATTATGAATGTGAATTTGTCATAAAGAacactttaattaatatctcttATGCCACAATTCTTTCGTTATAATGAGAAAAGATCATGCTCAAGAGTGATCACTTATTAACAAAAGCAGACTCTGCCAAGGCAATGGCACGAGCAAGAGCAGCAGCTTTGTTTTGGCATTCTTGATGTTCATCTTCAGGACTACTATCAGCCACTATCCCAGCACCAGCTTGAAGATGAGCAATCCACTCCCGACGCTGGTTCACATCCTTGTACGAGTACATCGTGTCATAATGAGCTGATGTTGGAAATACAATAGTTCGAAGAGCGAGTGCTATGTCCATATCACCATTAAAAGACACGGTACCAAATCCACCACTATATGGGCCTCGTCTTGTTGTCTCCAATTCATCGATCAACTCCATGGCCTTTACCTGTATCACAACAACAGGTAAGGTGATAAACGTAAATAAGGATCTAGCTAAGGTGTTCCTATAACACTTGgttgtcaagaaaactcatgaaatattaaattttaggcAGATGATCCTATTATAGTTTTAGActcattttcttctaattctttACTCTTTTTCTAACTCAACGACACCACCAGGAGAAAAACATAATGGTTTAAGGCAACTTATAAAACAAACAGTAACGAAAAAAACGAATCGAGAAACCTTGGGCGCTCCGCTAACTGTTCCGACAGGTAATGCAGCTTGCAAGACATCCCAGCTTGTTAGATGGTCATGTAACTCTCCTGTTACCTACACAATGGAATCATAGTTGCATCACTTTAATGTGCAATTTCTTGTTCTCTTCTTTCATCTACATGAGAAGGTACCATATTCTTACCGTGGAGCTTATGTGCATTACATGTGAATATCGTTCGATATTCATAAGTTTTTCTACCTTCACCGAGCTATTTTTTGATACCTACATCACCACCACTAGTTTATGTTACTAACACCGAAATTAATGTAACGAAGctttcataattatatatgaacTTTGAAAACACAATTTTGTTCTTCCTTGTTTCATATCATCTCATGTCATAGTAGTTAACTTTGAATGATAAAATGGAACCTTTCCGACATCATTCCGAGCTAAATCAACCAGCATGATGTGTTCTGCACACTGTTTTGCATCATCCAGTAACTGCTTCTCCaacatttcatcttctttttctgtcTTCCCTCGTCGAACTGTTCCAGCCAATGGGCGATTTACAATCTTATTCTATTGAAACAAGATTTGTTGTTATAATGTTTCATACTAAACAacttagtaaaagaaaaaacaactacAATTTGTTACCTTTTTTACACGAGTAAGAATTTCAGGACTAGAACCAACCAATGTGCAACCTCTAGCCTGGACAAGAATGTATAGCATGAAcaacatgaagaaaaaaaatagcttgGTAAGAACATgttagaattaaaaatttgtaaactaAGAGAAAACATTACTTGCAAGTAAGCCATATATGGACTCGGATTGACAATTCTCAATGCtctataaatttcaaaaggatTGGCAAAAGTCCGATACTCAAAACGCTGACTTAGAACTATCTGGAAGATATCTCCTGCAAGAATATGTTCTTTTGCCCGAAGCACAGCCTCTTTGTACGAGTCACTAGTCatgtttgatttcttcaaGGACGGACCGAATTGCCGAGTATTCAAGTTGACAAAACCTGGACTTAGCCTTGGACTGACAATGAAAACTCAAACTAATTGATGTTAAATGTTTCAACAGTCATCTAAAATGAAGCACAATTATACTCACTGGTCACCATCTTGAAATTTCCTTGCTAGATTGTCCAAACGTTTTACTCCATCTTCATAAGCATTCTCCACTGACAAAAATCCATCAAGCTCCACCCAAAGTATTATACAGACTTTCTGAGTTTCAAAACTTGATATCAGCAATAGAGTAGAGCAAATTCATTCACATCAATAAGAAGACATACATTTTGGGATAAACATCAAATAGATGcaaatttttataatcatAAGACTCATAGTGAGCAGTATATGAGAATTGGTATATGTGTTTAGAAGAAAGAGATCAAATATGCACCTTTTCAACATGATCAAACACAACAACCTCGTCATAGAGACCTAAATGAAAGTCAGCAAGATTTCTGTCATCCTTTGGAGCTCCTGAGAATGGTAGTTTTTTGCCCTCCACGTATCGCATTGTATCGTACGAGAAATAACCTACCCATCCACCTATTCATACACCAACACCACAAGTGTTTAATATAACCGTAACCCAACAACTTAAGTTTCTAAGTTCAAGTATTTAACATGGTAGAAGAGCAAAACATCTGAAGTTAAAACCTCTCTAAAGTCATTGACTcgctaacaaatatttattcactTGTTAGGCTCCAGTGATGGTCACAATTTCGTAGAGGGTTTTTATTACCACAACCAAAATCTAGAAGCAAACAAACAGTTCAAACcacattatatttaaaatatcctTAATGTTCATAATACAATCCTTTCGGAATACTATCAAAGTTTCACATTTGCTAGATATGAGGATGATCCCGGGTCTATTGAGAACAACTATATCCAATAGTATAAGGTCTTCTAAGTAAAACCATGAGAGTTTATGTCTAAAGTAGacaatatcatataattatctAGATATCTGAAGGTCTATTGTCCCtaacaaatacattatataaacaaaaaagcaCTTTTAGCCAAAAATTTCTTCTGTATACTTAATAAGATATCATTAAactaacaagaaaaaaaacatggaCAAATTTTACCACAAAATGTGTCCGGAAGTCCACCAATTGATTTAGGTTTCCATTTCTCTGAGATTTTAATTGGAATCGTGAATGGATCATCAACAAACTCCTCAGTCAATCTCCCTTTCTTGTGATCTAAAATATTGATCTTATTCTCCTTTGCCACTATTTCCATAGTTGGTTGAGCTCCCACCACACTATAACGACCCtgttataaagaaaatggtatGAAAATCTAGAGAATGAGAAGGGGAGTTATAAAATATGTTGGAATGTCCTAAATCTAATATCTTGTGCTAACAACAACCAAGTACAGAATCTCGTTTAACTTGTATTTGCTAAATTTATGTTAAGGGGAGTAGACTATATAAACTCTCTAATCCCAAGTTACATCTTATCTATAACACATTGTTAATGAACTACGTGATTTTTTATtgctttatgtttttttgttttcttcatttgtcaATTTCATAAGACGGTAAAAACGGAAAATAGTGGAAAAGCATTGTCAAGTAGAAACAAACCTGAGAATTAGACTCGACAGACTCGAAAAGAAAGCTCGGAGAATCccaatcattttctttgacTAGACAACGGTATGCTAGTATTGGGTCAAGTTGATCGCCAAAAATGCATCGAGAAAGGGGGACCAAATTACCATGTTTTGATGCTTCTATAAACTCTGCTGCTTCAACACCTAAAACAACACAAGACATTCCTGTgatgatttttcatttcaatgaAATGAcactcttttcctttttatgacTATAATTTAATGTTAAAGTTGTGTCAAAAAAATCTGAATTACTAACTTCTCGAacaattgtatatattattaaaaagaatgatgGATTGATTTTTAGTAGATTTCTTTTCCtactttcaaaaattcaagtttttttttttttttaatgtttttattattttaataataagtCAAGCCACACTTCATTAAAGGAAACATATTAATTGTctataaagtaaaaattagCTCATTCTATATGACTTAGTATTTGATAACTAAGTTAACtctgtttttttcaaaaagaaaataattaaaattaagttaaccCAAAATTATGTTActattaaaatattgctaatgACAACTTCATAAAAATAccatatttaaaagttttaaaataatactaattttaaatactttttattataaaaatttgagagACTTGAAACTAAGGTCCATGTCTTAttccaatttatatttttttaaaattgataaaataatttaatgttttataaatttattgtaagcatttaattgtatttctgacactaatttgttttttaggggttaatttatatttttactaaaagaaaatgtttcaatttgCATAAAAGAGTATCAAATTGGcctctaatttttattattttctatcttGTGCATAAcaaatttctcaacttttcaATAGATTTGTTGAATAAATCAACccacaaatcaaaatttaaagtttaaacttcCATTCAACACAGAAAGTctaacttaatttattttttaaaaaaacaacttattgatttttaaaagcactaaattgttataattttattagacaTTTTCATGGTTTAAGAACTAATCaaacagaaataaaaaatcaattaaaacattatttaaaaagttaaaaaaattataacaaaataatctTTTGTTCCTAAATTTTGGATGTAATTTCTATTTATCTCTcacatttgataaaatatatcttttgtcCCTAGATTTTGGATGTAATTTCTGTTTAATTTCTAACATTTGATTGTAAAGTTTTGGGTTTGAATTCAATCtagttattaaattttaaaatgttacaattttaCGTTTGATATtcgaattttttatttagaatgagtacttaatgaaaatttgagattaaaaatgtaatatcatcaaaaactaaattaaaataaaaaaaattagaactaaatatataacattttaaaacgtataaattaaatagaaactaaactatcgtaataaaaaatatttaatatatctgagtaaagaataaaaaaaaaaaaaaactttagtttacggaaaaagaatatattttgtaagaaaaaaaagggaaataggaaaaagaaacaacaaaaagcaATTTACCCAAAGAGTTGGAAGCTGCGGTCGAAAGAGCAGAAGAAACAAAGCTTGGGAAACTCTTGACGGACGGAGACCGGCAACCGGAGGAGAATGGAGAATCAAGAGGAGATGGAAAAAACCGGCGGGCAGTGCTGTGGGCGGAACCAGTATGGAGAGAGGTAATACTCGGTGGTTGGGGGCGGGGGGAGGGGAAGAGAGAGGTGGGTTGAGAGAGGTTGTTAATGAAAGATTGCATTTCTAGATTTCGGACAAAGGAAAGTGGGGGAAATGGGAGAGACCTTGGAAGTGTAaagattgattaattaaaaatgttgaaggCTTTAAGTTCTAAGGAGGTtcctaattatatatatgtgaatttaatCATCTCTTCCACGTCAGACATTGCATGTAACGGTCCAGACTACAAAGGAATTTGATGACGTTTTTTTGGAGTTTTTGGTTGATGATGAATGAACCATCTCAAATTATTCAGTTAATCagttcttctttcttcctttttttattcttcttttctttctttgctttaccacttttttttattatgttttagcctttcactttttcttccACCAACCCTATAAAAATCACTGCTCAATAACTATAATCATACTTAAGTTGTAAATTATACCctcaaagttttatttataaaattggatCCTTCAAGTTTAAAAATTGGATCATAACCCATCTAAATCAAACCtttatttcaactttctaGCTTTCAATcttaccattttaatttttattagaatattatcaaataacgagatatttaaactatttgtgtccattttaGTATgatagattgtgatatttctttatatttataagtataCTTTCAAAACCtatgtgatttaaaataatttttctttcatttaaacttttattttataaaaacggtttaaatttcatttttaaatgacttattttttaaattaaatactaaaaaattgtattctaaacactttttaaattagaaatggtttttacaatttctcatGTATTTGAATTCAGTTTTacgtttaataaattttaacattagTCATCATAATGGGTTAGTTTGAATTAAACTTTTccctcaaaaaaaaaagtttttaaaatgttgatgtaaatttttatgggatttggcaaaaataatatataggcAATTATTTCATTGTGAACATATAGTTTAGGGaaagttaataaaaacttaaacttgtttgaattaataattagctaaatttaaacatttaaaagtagaTAACGCCTTTTAAATATCACAAGCCAAAATATgttatcatatattttataatttttcttttaatattatagAGCGTAGTGtgatattaaattacaaatcttTGGTTATTGTCACATTTAC
This DNA window, taken from Cucumis sativus cultivar 9930 chromosome 6, Cucumber_9930_V3, whole genome shotgun sequence, encodes the following:
- the LOC101217107 gene encoding anthranilate synthase alpha subunit 1, chloroplastic; translation: MQSFINNLSQPTSLFPSPRPQPPSITSLHTGSAHSTARRFFPSPLDSPFSSGCRSPSVKSFPSFVSSALSTAASNSLGVEAAEFIEASKHGNLVPLSRCIFGDQLDPILAYRCLVKENDWDSPSFLFESVESNSQGRYSVVGAQPTMEIVAKENKINILDHKKGRLTEEFVDDPFTIPIKISEKWKPKSIGGLPDTFCGGWVGYFSYDTMRYVEGKKLPFSGAPKDDRNLADFHLGLYDEVVVFDHVEKKVCIILWVELDGFLSVENAYEDGVKRLDNLARKFQDGDHPRLSPGFVNLNTRQFGPSLKKSNMTSDSYKEAVLRAKEHILAGDIFQIVLSQRFEYRTFANPFEIYRALRIVNPSPYMAYLQARGCTLVGSSPEILTRVKKNKIVNRPLAGTVRRGKTEKEDEMLEKQLLDDAKQCAEHIMLVDLARNDVGKVSKNSSVKVEKLMNIERYSHVMHISSTVTGELHDHLTSWDVLQAALPVGTVSGAPKVKAMELIDELETTRRGPYSGGFGTVSFNGDMDIALALRTIVFPTSAHYDTMYSYKDVNQRREWIAHLQAGAGIVADSSPEDEHQECQNKAAALARAIALAESAFVNK